The proteins below are encoded in one region of Drosophila santomea strain STO CAGO 1482 chromosome 2R, Prin_Dsan_1.1, whole genome shotgun sequence:
- the LOC120446273 gene encoding protein argonaute-2 isoform X3 codes for MYPVGQQSQWTPSPTRPQSPSQAQTSFDTLTSPPAPGSSVNPTAVTSPSAQNVAAGGATVAGAAATAAQVASALGATTGSVTPAIATATPATQPDMPVFTCPRRPNLGREGRPIVLRANHFQVTMPRGYVHHYDINIQPDKCPRKVNREIIETMVHAYSKIFGVLKPVFDGRNNLYTRDPLPIGNERLELEVTLPGEGKDRIFRVTIKWQAQVSLFNLEEALEGRTRQIPYDAILALDVVMRHLPSMTYTPVGRSFFSSPEGYYHPLGGGREVWFGFHQSVRPSQWKMMLNIDVSATAFYKAQPVIDFMCEVLDIRDINEQRKPLTDSQRVKFTKEIKGLKIEITHCGQMRRKYRVCNVTRRPAQMQSFPLQLENGQTVECTVAKYFLDKYRMKLRYPHLPCLQVGQEHKHTYLPLEVCNIVAGQRCIKKLTDMQTSTMIKATARSAPDREREINNLVKRADFNNDSYVQEFGLTISNSMMEVRGRVLPPPKLQYGGRVSTGLTGQQLFPPQNKVSLASPNQGVWDMRGKQFFTGVEIRIWAIACFAPQRTVREDALRNFTQQLQKISNDAGMPIIGQPCFCKYATGPDQVEPMFRYLKITFPGLQLVVVVLPGKTPVYAEVKRVGDTVLGMATQCVQAKNVNKTSPQTLSNLCLKINVKLGGINSILVPSIRPKVFNEPVIFLGADVTHPPAGDNKKPSIAAVVGSMDAHPSRYAATVRVQQHRQEIIQELSSMVRELLIMFYKSTGGYKPHRIILYRDGVSEGQFPHVLQHELTAIREACIKLEPEYRPGITFIVVQKRHHTRLFCAEKKEQSGKSGNIPAGTTVDVGITHPTEFDFYLCSHQGIQGTSRPSHYHVLWDDNHFDSDELQCLTYQLCHTYVRCTRSVSIPAPAYYAHLVAFRARYHLVEKEHDSGEGSHQSGCSEDRTPGAMARAITVHADTKKVMYFA; via the exons ATGTATCCAGTTGGACAAC AGTCACAGTGGACCCCCTCGCCCACTCGGCCTCAGAGTCCCTCTCAGGCGCAGACTAGCTTCGACACGCTCACAT CACCACCAGCGCCCGGCTCGTCGGTCAATCCCACCGCCGTCACCAGTCCAAGTGCCCAGAATGTGGCCGCTGGTGGAGCAACTGTGGCcggtgcagcagcaactgccgCCCAGGTGGCCTCCGCCTTGGGAGCCACCACCGGCAGCGTGACGCCAGCAATTGCCACCGCCACGCCAGCCACGCAGCCGGATATGCCCGTCTTCACGTGTCCACGACGCCCGAATCTCGGACGAGAGGGTCGCCCGATTGTGCTGCGCGCCAATCACTTCCAGGTGACGATGCCGCGTGGCTATGTGCATCACTATGACATCAATATACAGCCGGACAAGTGCCCGCGAAAGGTGAACCGTGAGATTATCGAGACCATGGTGCATGCCTACAGCAAGATCTTCGGAGTGCTCAAACCGGTGTTTGATGGTCGCAATAATCTGTACACCCGCGATCCCCTGCCCATTGGCAACGAGCGTCTGGAGCTGGAGGTGACTCTTCCCGGCGAGGGCAAGGATCGAATCTTTCGTGTGACGATCAAGTGGCAGGCTCAGGTCTCGCTCTTCAATTTGGAGGAAGCACTCGAAGGCCGCACCCGGCAGATACCTTATGATGCCATTTTGGCGCTCGATGTGGTCATGCGCCATCTGCCTAGCATGACGTACACGCCAGTGGGACGGAGCTTCTTCAGTTCCCCGGAAGGCTACTACCATCCCCTGGGTGGTGGACGAGAGGTTTGGTTCGGTTTCCATCAAAGCGTGAGGCCCTCGCAGTGGAAGATGATGCTCAATATCGATG TCTCGGCCACCGCTTTCTACAAGGCTCAACCAGTAATTGACTTCATGTGCGAAGTGCTGGACATTCGCGACATCAACGAGCAGCGCAAACCGCTCACCGATTCGCAGCGCGTCAAGTTCACCAAGGAGATCAAGGGTCTCAAGATCGAGATCACCCACTGCGGCCAGATGCGTCGCAAGTATCGTGTGTGCAACGTCACTCGCCGCCCCGCTCAGATGCAATC ATTCCCACTGCAGCTGGAGAACGGACAGACCGTTGAGTGCACCGTGGCCAAGTACTTCCTGGACAAGTACCGCATGAAGCTGCGCTATCCGCACTTGCCCTGCCTGCAGGTGGGTCAGGAGCACAAGCACACTTACCTGCCCCTGGAGGTGTGCAACATTGTGGCCGGACAGCGGTGCATCAAGAAGCTGACCGATATGCAGACGTCGACCATGATCAAGGCCACGGCCCGTTCAGCTCCGGATCGCGAGCGTGAGATCAACAATTTGGTTAAGCGCGCCGACTTCAACAACGATTCGTATGTGCAGGAGTTTGGCCTGACCATCTCCAATTCAATGATGGAGGTACGTGGACGCGTACTGCCACCTCCAAAGCTTCAGTATGGGGGACGTGTGTCCACCGGACTCACCGGCCAGCAGCTGTTCCCGCCACAGAACAAGGTGAGCTTGGCCTCGCCCAACCAGGGTGTTTGGGATATGCGCGGCAAGCAGTTCTTTACTGGCGTAGAGATCCGCATCTGGGCCATCGCCTGTTTTGCCCCACAGCGTACGGTGCGCGAGGATGCGCTGCGCAATTTCAcccagcagctgcagaagaTCTCAAACGATGCCGGCATGCCGATCATTGGGCAGCCGTGCTTCTGCAAGTACGCCACCGGGCCGGATCAGGTGGAACCCATGTTCCGTTACCTGAAGATCACCTTCCCAGGCCTGCAGCTTGTCGTGGTGGTGCTGCCCGGCAAGACCCCAGTGTACGCAGAGGTGAAGCGTGTGGGTGACACCGTTCTGGGCATGGCCACCCAGTGTGTGCAGGCGAAGAACGTGAACAAGACATCGCCACAGACGCTCTCTAATCTGTGTCTCAAGATCAACGTCAAGTTGGGCGGCATCAATTCAATTCTGGTACCGTCCATCCGGCCAAAGGTCTTCAATGAGCCGGTCATCTTTTTGGGTGCCGATGTAACACACCCACCAGCTGGCGACAACAAGAAACCATCGATTGCCGCCGTCGTGGGCTCAATGGATGCCCATCCATCGCGCTATGCCGCTACCGTTCGGGTACAGCAGCACCGACAGGAGATCATCCAGGAGCTGAGCAGCATGGTGCGCGAGCTGCTGATCATGTTCTACAAGTCGACGGGCGGCTACAAGCCCCACCGCATCATACTCTATCGTGACGGAGTCTCCGAGGGACAATTCCCACATGTCCTGCAACACGAATTGACGGCCATTCGGGAGGCCTGCATTAAGCTGGAGCCAGAGTACCGGCCGGGCATCACGTTCATCGTTGTGCAGAAGCGCCATCACACACGACTCTTCTGCGCCGAGAAGAAGGAGCAGAGCGGCAAGTCGGGCAATATTCCCGCAGGCACCACCGTCGATGTGGGCATCACACATCCCACCGAATTCGATTTCTATCTGTGCAGCCATCAGGGCATCCAGGGCACCAGTCGCCCCTCGCACTACCACGTCCTGTGGGACGACAATCACTTTGACTCGGACGAGCTGCAGTGCCTCACGTATCAGCTATGCCATACGTACGTGCGCTGCACCCGATCCGTCAGTATACCGGCGCCAGCCTACTACGCCCATCTGGTGGCCTTCCGTGCCAG ATATCATTTGGTGGAGAAGGAGCACGATTCGGGCGAGGGCTCGCACCAGAGCGGCTGCTCTGAGGATCGCACGCCAGGCGCCATGGCCAGAGCCATCACTGTGCATGCGGATACCAAGAAGGTTATGTACTTTGCCTAA
- the LOC120446273 gene encoding protein argonaute-2 isoform X4, producing MYPVGQPPPAPGSSVNPTAVTSPSAQNVAAGGATVAGAAATAAQVASALGATTGSVTPAIATATPATQPDMPVFTCPRRPNLGREGRPIVLRANHFQVTMPRGYVHHYDINIQPDKCPRKVNREIIETMVHAYSKIFGVLKPVFDGRNNLYTRDPLPIGNERLELEVTLPGEGKDRIFRVTIKWQAQVSLFNLEEALEGRTRQIPYDAILALDVVMRHLPSMTYTPVGRSFFSSPEGYYHPLGGGREVWFGFHQSVRPSQWKMMLNIDVSATAFYKAQPVIDFMCEVLDIRDINEQRKPLTDSQRVKFTKEIKGLKIEITHCGQMRRKYRVCNVTRRPAQMQSFPLQLENGQTVECTVAKYFLDKYRMKLRYPHLPCLQVGQEHKHTYLPLEVCNIVAGQRCIKKLTDMQTSTMIKATARSAPDREREINNLVKRADFNNDSYVQEFGLTISNSMMEVRGRVLPPPKLQYGGRVSTGLTGQQLFPPQNKVSLASPNQGVWDMRGKQFFTGVEIRIWAIACFAPQRTVREDALRNFTQQLQKISNDAGMPIIGQPCFCKYATGPDQVEPMFRYLKITFPGLQLVVVVLPGKTPVYAEVKRVGDTVLGMATQCVQAKNVNKTSPQTLSNLCLKINVKLGGINSILVPSIRPKVFNEPVIFLGADVTHPPAGDNKKPSIAAVVGSMDAHPSRYAATVRVQQHRQEIIQELSSMVRELLIMFYKSTGGYKPHRIILYRDGVSEGQFPHVLQHELTAIREACIKLEPEYRPGITFIVVQKRHHTRLFCAEKKEQSGKSGNIPAGTTVDVGITHPTEFDFYLCSHQGIQGTSRPSHYHVLWDDNHFDSDELQCLTYQLCHTYVRCTRSVSIPAPAYYAHLVAFRARYHLVEKEHDSGEGSHQSGCSEDRTPGAMARAITVHADTKKVMYFA from the exons ATGTATCCAGTTGGACAAC CACCACCAGCGCCCGGCTCGTCGGTCAATCCCACCGCCGTCACCAGTCCAAGTGCCCAGAATGTGGCCGCTGGTGGAGCAACTGTGGCcggtgcagcagcaactgccgCCCAGGTGGCCTCCGCCTTGGGAGCCACCACCGGCAGCGTGACGCCAGCAATTGCCACCGCCACGCCAGCCACGCAGCCGGATATGCCCGTCTTCACGTGTCCACGACGCCCGAATCTCGGACGAGAGGGTCGCCCGATTGTGCTGCGCGCCAATCACTTCCAGGTGACGATGCCGCGTGGCTATGTGCATCACTATGACATCAATATACAGCCGGACAAGTGCCCGCGAAAGGTGAACCGTGAGATTATCGAGACCATGGTGCATGCCTACAGCAAGATCTTCGGAGTGCTCAAACCGGTGTTTGATGGTCGCAATAATCTGTACACCCGCGATCCCCTGCCCATTGGCAACGAGCGTCTGGAGCTGGAGGTGACTCTTCCCGGCGAGGGCAAGGATCGAATCTTTCGTGTGACGATCAAGTGGCAGGCTCAGGTCTCGCTCTTCAATTTGGAGGAAGCACTCGAAGGCCGCACCCGGCAGATACCTTATGATGCCATTTTGGCGCTCGATGTGGTCATGCGCCATCTGCCTAGCATGACGTACACGCCAGTGGGACGGAGCTTCTTCAGTTCCCCGGAAGGCTACTACCATCCCCTGGGTGGTGGACGAGAGGTTTGGTTCGGTTTCCATCAAAGCGTGAGGCCCTCGCAGTGGAAGATGATGCTCAATATCGATG TCTCGGCCACCGCTTTCTACAAGGCTCAACCAGTAATTGACTTCATGTGCGAAGTGCTGGACATTCGCGACATCAACGAGCAGCGCAAACCGCTCACCGATTCGCAGCGCGTCAAGTTCACCAAGGAGATCAAGGGTCTCAAGATCGAGATCACCCACTGCGGCCAGATGCGTCGCAAGTATCGTGTGTGCAACGTCACTCGCCGCCCCGCTCAGATGCAATC ATTCCCACTGCAGCTGGAGAACGGACAGACCGTTGAGTGCACCGTGGCCAAGTACTTCCTGGACAAGTACCGCATGAAGCTGCGCTATCCGCACTTGCCCTGCCTGCAGGTGGGTCAGGAGCACAAGCACACTTACCTGCCCCTGGAGGTGTGCAACATTGTGGCCGGACAGCGGTGCATCAAGAAGCTGACCGATATGCAGACGTCGACCATGATCAAGGCCACGGCCCGTTCAGCTCCGGATCGCGAGCGTGAGATCAACAATTTGGTTAAGCGCGCCGACTTCAACAACGATTCGTATGTGCAGGAGTTTGGCCTGACCATCTCCAATTCAATGATGGAGGTACGTGGACGCGTACTGCCACCTCCAAAGCTTCAGTATGGGGGACGTGTGTCCACCGGACTCACCGGCCAGCAGCTGTTCCCGCCACAGAACAAGGTGAGCTTGGCCTCGCCCAACCAGGGTGTTTGGGATATGCGCGGCAAGCAGTTCTTTACTGGCGTAGAGATCCGCATCTGGGCCATCGCCTGTTTTGCCCCACAGCGTACGGTGCGCGAGGATGCGCTGCGCAATTTCAcccagcagctgcagaagaTCTCAAACGATGCCGGCATGCCGATCATTGGGCAGCCGTGCTTCTGCAAGTACGCCACCGGGCCGGATCAGGTGGAACCCATGTTCCGTTACCTGAAGATCACCTTCCCAGGCCTGCAGCTTGTCGTGGTGGTGCTGCCCGGCAAGACCCCAGTGTACGCAGAGGTGAAGCGTGTGGGTGACACCGTTCTGGGCATGGCCACCCAGTGTGTGCAGGCGAAGAACGTGAACAAGACATCGCCACAGACGCTCTCTAATCTGTGTCTCAAGATCAACGTCAAGTTGGGCGGCATCAATTCAATTCTGGTACCGTCCATCCGGCCAAAGGTCTTCAATGAGCCGGTCATCTTTTTGGGTGCCGATGTAACACACCCACCAGCTGGCGACAACAAGAAACCATCGATTGCCGCCGTCGTGGGCTCAATGGATGCCCATCCATCGCGCTATGCCGCTACCGTTCGGGTACAGCAGCACCGACAGGAGATCATCCAGGAGCTGAGCAGCATGGTGCGCGAGCTGCTGATCATGTTCTACAAGTCGACGGGCGGCTACAAGCCCCACCGCATCATACTCTATCGTGACGGAGTCTCCGAGGGACAATTCCCACATGTCCTGCAACACGAATTGACGGCCATTCGGGAGGCCTGCATTAAGCTGGAGCCAGAGTACCGGCCGGGCATCACGTTCATCGTTGTGCAGAAGCGCCATCACACACGACTCTTCTGCGCCGAGAAGAAGGAGCAGAGCGGCAAGTCGGGCAATATTCCCGCAGGCACCACCGTCGATGTGGGCATCACACATCCCACCGAATTCGATTTCTATCTGTGCAGCCATCAGGGCATCCAGGGCACCAGTCGCCCCTCGCACTACCACGTCCTGTGGGACGACAATCACTTTGACTCGGACGAGCTGCAGTGCCTCACGTATCAGCTATGCCATACGTACGTGCGCTGCACCCGATCCGTCAGTATACCGGCGCCAGCCTACTACGCCCATCTGGTGGCCTTCCGTGCCAG ATATCATTTGGTGGAGAAGGAGCACGATTCGGGCGAGGGCTCGCACCAGAGCGGCTGCTCTGAGGATCGCACGCCAGGCGCCATGGCCAGAGCCATCACTGTGCATGCGGATACCAAGAAGGTTATGTACTTTGCCTAA
- the LOC120446273 gene encoding protein argonaute-2 isoform X1 translates to MSTERELAPGGPAQLHPHTLPLTFPDLQMTSAVGIIGKVYESQWTPSPTRPQSPSQAQTSFDTLTSPPAPGSSVNPTAVTSPSAQNVAAGGATVAGAAATAAQVASALGATTGSVTPAIATATPATQPDMPVFTCPRRPNLGREGRPIVLRANHFQVTMPRGYVHHYDINIQPDKCPRKVNREIIETMVHAYSKIFGVLKPVFDGRNNLYTRDPLPIGNERLELEVTLPGEGKDRIFRVTIKWQAQVSLFNLEEALEGRTRQIPYDAILALDVVMRHLPSMTYTPVGRSFFSSPEGYYHPLGGGREVWFGFHQSVRPSQWKMMLNIDVSATAFYKAQPVIDFMCEVLDIRDINEQRKPLTDSQRVKFTKEIKGLKIEITHCGQMRRKYRVCNVTRRPAQMQSFPLQLENGQTVECTVAKYFLDKYRMKLRYPHLPCLQVGQEHKHTYLPLEVCNIVAGQRCIKKLTDMQTSTMIKATARSAPDREREINNLVKRADFNNDSYVQEFGLTISNSMMEVRGRVLPPPKLQYGGRVSTGLTGQQLFPPQNKVSLASPNQGVWDMRGKQFFTGVEIRIWAIACFAPQRTVREDALRNFTQQLQKISNDAGMPIIGQPCFCKYATGPDQVEPMFRYLKITFPGLQLVVVVLPGKTPVYAEVKRVGDTVLGMATQCVQAKNVNKTSPQTLSNLCLKINVKLGGINSILVPSIRPKVFNEPVIFLGADVTHPPAGDNKKPSIAAVVGSMDAHPSRYAATVRVQQHRQEIIQELSSMVRELLIMFYKSTGGYKPHRIILYRDGVSEGQFPHVLQHELTAIREACIKLEPEYRPGITFIVVQKRHHTRLFCAEKKEQSGKSGNIPAGTTVDVGITHPTEFDFYLCSHQGIQGTSRPSHYHVLWDDNHFDSDELQCLTYQLCHTYVRCTRSVSIPAPAYYAHLVAFRARYHLVEKEHDSGEGSHQSGCSEDRTPGAMARAITVHADTKKVMYFA, encoded by the exons AGTCACAGTGGACCCCCTCGCCCACTCGGCCTCAGAGTCCCTCTCAGGCGCAGACTAGCTTCGACACGCTCACAT CACCACCAGCGCCCGGCTCGTCGGTCAATCCCACCGCCGTCACCAGTCCAAGTGCCCAGAATGTGGCCGCTGGTGGAGCAACTGTGGCcggtgcagcagcaactgccgCCCAGGTGGCCTCCGCCTTGGGAGCCACCACCGGCAGCGTGACGCCAGCAATTGCCACCGCCACGCCAGCCACGCAGCCGGATATGCCCGTCTTCACGTGTCCACGACGCCCGAATCTCGGACGAGAGGGTCGCCCGATTGTGCTGCGCGCCAATCACTTCCAGGTGACGATGCCGCGTGGCTATGTGCATCACTATGACATCAATATACAGCCGGACAAGTGCCCGCGAAAGGTGAACCGTGAGATTATCGAGACCATGGTGCATGCCTACAGCAAGATCTTCGGAGTGCTCAAACCGGTGTTTGATGGTCGCAATAATCTGTACACCCGCGATCCCCTGCCCATTGGCAACGAGCGTCTGGAGCTGGAGGTGACTCTTCCCGGCGAGGGCAAGGATCGAATCTTTCGTGTGACGATCAAGTGGCAGGCTCAGGTCTCGCTCTTCAATTTGGAGGAAGCACTCGAAGGCCGCACCCGGCAGATACCTTATGATGCCATTTTGGCGCTCGATGTGGTCATGCGCCATCTGCCTAGCATGACGTACACGCCAGTGGGACGGAGCTTCTTCAGTTCCCCGGAAGGCTACTACCATCCCCTGGGTGGTGGACGAGAGGTTTGGTTCGGTTTCCATCAAAGCGTGAGGCCCTCGCAGTGGAAGATGATGCTCAATATCGATG TCTCGGCCACCGCTTTCTACAAGGCTCAACCAGTAATTGACTTCATGTGCGAAGTGCTGGACATTCGCGACATCAACGAGCAGCGCAAACCGCTCACCGATTCGCAGCGCGTCAAGTTCACCAAGGAGATCAAGGGTCTCAAGATCGAGATCACCCACTGCGGCCAGATGCGTCGCAAGTATCGTGTGTGCAACGTCACTCGCCGCCCCGCTCAGATGCAATC ATTCCCACTGCAGCTGGAGAACGGACAGACCGTTGAGTGCACCGTGGCCAAGTACTTCCTGGACAAGTACCGCATGAAGCTGCGCTATCCGCACTTGCCCTGCCTGCAGGTGGGTCAGGAGCACAAGCACACTTACCTGCCCCTGGAGGTGTGCAACATTGTGGCCGGACAGCGGTGCATCAAGAAGCTGACCGATATGCAGACGTCGACCATGATCAAGGCCACGGCCCGTTCAGCTCCGGATCGCGAGCGTGAGATCAACAATTTGGTTAAGCGCGCCGACTTCAACAACGATTCGTATGTGCAGGAGTTTGGCCTGACCATCTCCAATTCAATGATGGAGGTACGTGGACGCGTACTGCCACCTCCAAAGCTTCAGTATGGGGGACGTGTGTCCACCGGACTCACCGGCCAGCAGCTGTTCCCGCCACAGAACAAGGTGAGCTTGGCCTCGCCCAACCAGGGTGTTTGGGATATGCGCGGCAAGCAGTTCTTTACTGGCGTAGAGATCCGCATCTGGGCCATCGCCTGTTTTGCCCCACAGCGTACGGTGCGCGAGGATGCGCTGCGCAATTTCAcccagcagctgcagaagaTCTCAAACGATGCCGGCATGCCGATCATTGGGCAGCCGTGCTTCTGCAAGTACGCCACCGGGCCGGATCAGGTGGAACCCATGTTCCGTTACCTGAAGATCACCTTCCCAGGCCTGCAGCTTGTCGTGGTGGTGCTGCCCGGCAAGACCCCAGTGTACGCAGAGGTGAAGCGTGTGGGTGACACCGTTCTGGGCATGGCCACCCAGTGTGTGCAGGCGAAGAACGTGAACAAGACATCGCCACAGACGCTCTCTAATCTGTGTCTCAAGATCAACGTCAAGTTGGGCGGCATCAATTCAATTCTGGTACCGTCCATCCGGCCAAAGGTCTTCAATGAGCCGGTCATCTTTTTGGGTGCCGATGTAACACACCCACCAGCTGGCGACAACAAGAAACCATCGATTGCCGCCGTCGTGGGCTCAATGGATGCCCATCCATCGCGCTATGCCGCTACCGTTCGGGTACAGCAGCACCGACAGGAGATCATCCAGGAGCTGAGCAGCATGGTGCGCGAGCTGCTGATCATGTTCTACAAGTCGACGGGCGGCTACAAGCCCCACCGCATCATACTCTATCGTGACGGAGTCTCCGAGGGACAATTCCCACATGTCCTGCAACACGAATTGACGGCCATTCGGGAGGCCTGCATTAAGCTGGAGCCAGAGTACCGGCCGGGCATCACGTTCATCGTTGTGCAGAAGCGCCATCACACACGACTCTTCTGCGCCGAGAAGAAGGAGCAGAGCGGCAAGTCGGGCAATATTCCCGCAGGCACCACCGTCGATGTGGGCATCACACATCCCACCGAATTCGATTTCTATCTGTGCAGCCATCAGGGCATCCAGGGCACCAGTCGCCCCTCGCACTACCACGTCCTGTGGGACGACAATCACTTTGACTCGGACGAGCTGCAGTGCCTCACGTATCAGCTATGCCATACGTACGTGCGCTGCACCCGATCCGTCAGTATACCGGCGCCAGCCTACTACGCCCATCTGGTGGCCTTCCGTGCCAG ATATCATTTGGTGGAGAAGGAGCACGATTCGGGCGAGGGCTCGCACCAGAGCGGCTGCTCTGAGGATCGCACGCCAGGCGCCATGGCCAGAGCCATCACTGTGCATGCGGATACCAAGAAGGTTATGTACTTTGCCTAA